From Vitis vinifera cultivar Pinot Noir 40024 chromosome 14, ASM3070453v1, a single genomic window includes:
- the LOC100256648 gene encoding ribonuclease TUDOR 1: protein MTAAAAPSGWYKGRVKAVPSGDSMVIMAAQKADLSPPPEKTITLSYIIAPRLARRGGIDEPFAWDSREYLRKLCIGKEVSFRADYTVSSIGREFCSVFLQDKNVTSMVVAEGWAKVREQGQQKGEASPFLAEFLRLEEQAKQQGLGRWSKLPGASEASIRKLPPSAVGDPSNLDAMGLLSANKGRPMQGIVEQVRDGSTVRVYLLPEFQFVQVFVAGIQSSSMGRRGVADSVLEPETSSDEPNGEVSAKIRVPLTSAQRVAASSASSTEIAPDPFGKEAKHFTETRVLNRDVRIVLEGVDKYSNLIGSVYYPDGDSAKDLALELVQNGLAKFVDWSANMMEEDAKRRLKSAELQAKKERLRIWTNYVPPATNSKAIHDQNFTGKVVEVVSGDCIIVADDAVPYGSPLAERRVNLSSIRCPRMGNPRRDEKPAPYAREVKEFLRTRLIGRQVNVSMEYSRKVGMADGVVATAGAADSRIMDFGSVFLVSPSNVEGDVVSSTLPTAGSQQAGVNIAELLVGRGFGTVVKHRDFEERSNYYDALLAAESRAIAGKKGIHSAKDSPVMHITDLVTASAKKAKDFLPFLQRSRRLPAIVEYVLSGHRFKLLISKETCSIAFSFSGVRCPGRDEPYSDEAIALMRRKILQRDVEIEVETVDRTGTFLGSLWESKTNMAVVLLEAGLAKLQTTFGADRMADAHLLAKAEQSAKQQKLKIWENYVEGQEIANASGTENSRQKEVLQVAVTEILDGGRFYIQPVGEQKVASIEQQLASLNLQETPLIGAFNPRKGDIVLAQFTADNSWNRAMIVNAQRGAVQSPKDEFEVFYIDYGNQEVVPYDRLRPLDPSVSSMPGLAQLCSLAYIKVPSLEEDFGQEAAEYLSEHTLNSSRELRVMIEERDTSGGKAKGQGTGTVLIVTLVDVEAGTSINAAMLKEGLARLERKKRRDSRERQSALDNLEEFQEAAKSKRLNMWQYGDIQSDDEESTMPVKNAGGRR from the exons ATGACTGCTGCAGCAGCACCCTCAGGATGGTACAAGGGAAGAGTGAAAGCTGTGCCTTCCGGGGATTCTATGGTGATAATGGCAGCTCAGAAGGCAGATCTCAGTCCACCACCGGAGAAGACTATCACATTATCATACATCATTGCTCCTAGATTG GCCCGTAGAGGTGGTATTGATGAACCATTTGCATGGGATAGTAGAGAGTATTTGAGGAAACTCTGCATAGGAAAG GAGGTTAGCTTCAGAGCGGATTACACTGTGTCATCCATAGGGAGGGAATTTTGCTCTGTCTTCCTACAAGATAAGAATGTTACATCAATGGTTGTTGCTGAAGGCTGGGCAAAG GTTAGAGAACAAGGGCAACAGAAGGGAGAAGCAAGCCCTTTCTTAGCAGAATTTCTACGTCTTGAGGAGCAAGCTAAGCAGCAAGGTTTAGGCCGATGGAGCAAG CTACCTGGTGCTTCTGAGGCATCAATCAGGAAATTACCTCCCTCTGCTGTAGGTGATCCCAGTAACTTGGATGCCATGGGTCTCTTATCTGCAAACAAGGGCAGGCCTATGCAGGGCATTGTTGAGCAAGTTCGTGATGGAAGTACAGTCCGAGTTTATTTGCTTCCAGAGTTTCAGTTTGTTCAGGTTTTTGTTGCCGGAATCCAG TCCTCATCCATGGGAAGAAGGGGAGTTGCAGATTCTGTTCTTGAGCCTGAAACAAGTTCCGATGAACCAAACGGAGAAGTTTCTGCTAAAATTCGTGTCCCTTTAACATCAGCACAGAGAGTTGCAGCTTCTTCTGCATCATCAACTGAAATTGCACCAGATCCTTTTGGCAAGGAAGCTAAGCACTTCACAGAGACACGTGTTTTGAACAGAGAT GTACGCATTGTTCTGGAGGGAGTTGACAAATATAGCAACCTAATTGGTTCAGTGTATTATCCTGATGGTGATTCAGCAAAGGATCTGGCACTGGAGCTTGTCCAAAAT GGTCTGGCTAAATTTGTTGATTGGAGCGCCAACATGATGGAGGAAGATGCGAAAAGACGTTTGAAATCAGCTGAACTTCAAGCAAAGAAAGAGAGGCTAAGGATTTGGACAAACTATGTGCCCCCAGCTACAAATTCAAAGGCAATCCATGACCAGAATTTTACAGGAAAA GTTGTGGAGGTTGTGAGTGGAGACTGCATCATTGTTGCTGATGATGCTGTCCCATATGGCAGTCCATTGGCAGAACGACGAGTCAATCTCTCAAGTATCAGGTGTCCTAGGATGGGTAATCCTCGTAGAGATGAAAAACCTGCTCCATATGCCCGTGAGGTTAAGGAGTTTCTTCGGACACGCCTTATTGGTCGTCag GTAAATGTTTCAATGGAATATTCAAGAAAGGTCGGCATGGCTGATGGAGTTGTTGCCACTGCTGGTGCAGCAGATTCAAggataatggattttggatCAGTATTCTTGGTATCTCCATCCAATGTTGAGGGCGATGTGGTCTCATCTACTCTGCCCACTGCTGGCAGCCAGCAGGCTGGGGTAAATATTGCTGAGCTGCTGGTTGGACGTGGCTTTGGCACTGTCGTAAAGCACAGGGACTTTGAGGAAAGATCCAATTATTATGATGCCCTCCTGGCAGCTGAATCACGTGCCATTGCTGGGAAGAAAGGAATCCATTCTGCAAAGGATTCTCCAGTGATGCATATTACAGACCTTGTAACG GCCTCagcaaagaaagcaaaagatttCTTGCCATTTTTGCAACGAAGTAGAAGGCTTCCTGCTATTGTGGAATATGTCCTTAGTGGTCATCGGTTCAAACTGCTAATTTCCAAGGAAACTTGCAGCATTGCATTTTCGTTCTCTGGTGTTAGATGTCCTGGTCGTGATGAACCATATTCAGATGAAGCAATTGCATTGATGAGAAGGAAGATACTGCAGAGGGATGTTGAG ATTGAAGTTGAAACAGTAGATAGAACAGGGACATTCTTGGGATCTTTATGGGAATCAAAGACAAATATGGCTGTGGTACTTCTGGAAGCTGGACTGGCGAAACTTCAAACTACTTTTGGTGCTGACAGGATGGCAGATGCTCATCTTCTTGCGAAGGCTGAGCAATCAGCAAAACAACAGAAATTGAAA ATATGGGAGAATTATGTTGAGGGTCAAGAAATTGCTAATGCTTCAGGCACTGAGAACAGCAGACAGAAAGAAGTACTCCAG GTTGCCGTTACAGAAATTTTGGATGGTGGTAGATTCTATATCCAACCAGTTGGAGAACAGAAAGTTGCCTCTATCGAGCAGCAACTCGCGTCATTGAATCTTCAAGAAACTCCTTTAATTGGCGCCTTTAATCCTCGGAAGGGTGATATTGTTCTTGCTCAATTTACTGCTGATAATTCTTGGAACCGAGCTATG ATTGTCAATGCACAACGAGGAGCTGTCCAATCCCCAAAAGATGAATTTGAAGTTTTCTACATTGACTATGGGAATCAAGAAGTAGTTCCTTATGATCGGTTACGTCCTCTTGATCCTTCAGTATCCTCCATGCCTGGCCTGGCTCAGTTATGCAGCCTAGCATACATAAAGGTTCCAAGCTTAGAGGAGGATTTTGGGCAGGAAGCAGCTGAGTATCTAAGTGAGCACACTCTTAATAGTTCAAGAGAATTGAGGGTAATGATAGAGGAAAGGGATACTTCAGGAGGAAAGGCGAAAGGACAGGGAACCGGCACTGTCCTTATCGTAACTTTGGTTGATGTTGAGGCTGGTACAAGCATCAATGCAGCCATGTTGAAG GAAGGGCTTGCAAGGttggaaagaaagaagaggCGGGACTCCAGAGAGAGACAGTCTGCCCTTGATAACTTGGAAGAGTTCCAGGAAGCAGCAAAGAGCAAGCGACTGAACATGTGGCAGTATGGAGACATCCAGTCTGATGATGAGGAATCAACTATGCCAGTTAAGAATGCTGGTGGTCGGCGTTAG
- the LOC100253147 gene encoding uncharacterized protein LOC100253147 — MKNKASSFLKQIISVITTVAKAKSLALKSKTSALKTRLLVFSLLRNKKVLMASISHKLHALVGQQEKTEDDQSKAIVVYNAMANESLSSPVCTELVQMEDYYGYDEEEGDEKYPDLTHSLFDSGEEQEVGGSVIEMVKNSKEQGENFVLEDEIDQVADLFIKRFHKQMRIQKQQSFKRYQEMLERSV, encoded by the coding sequence ATGAAGAACAAAGCATCAAGTTTCCTAAAGCAGATAATATCTGTGATAACCACAGTGGCCAAGGCCAAGTCCCTGGCTCTTAAGAGCAAGACAAGTGCCCTAAAGACTCGCCTCCTCGTCTTCTCGCTGCTGAGGAACAAGAAGgtattgatggcctccatatccCACAAGCTGCATGCTTTGGTGGGGCAGCAGGAGAAGACAGAAGATGACCAGAGTAAGGCCATTGTTGTATACAATGCCATGGCCAATGAGTCCCTCTCCAGTCCTGTTTGCACTGAATTGGTACAGATGGAGGACTACTATGGCTACGACGAAGAAGAGGGTGATGAAAAGTACCCAGATCTGACACACTCGCTCTTTGACTCGGGGGAAGAGCAGGAGGTGGGAGGATCAGTGATAGAGATGGTGAAGAATTCAAAGGAACAAGGAGAGAATTTCGTATTAGAAGACGAGATTGATCAGGTGGCAGACTTGTTCATAAAGAGATTCCATAAACAGATGAGGATCCAGAAGCAACAGTCCTTCAAGAGGTATCAGGAGATGCTTGAGAGGAGCGTCTAG